A genomic window from Bubalus bubalis isolate 160015118507 breed Murrah chromosome 11, NDDB_SH_1, whole genome shotgun sequence includes:
- the RTN1 gene encoding reticulon-1 isoform X2, with amino-acid sequence MQATADSTKMDCVWSNWKSQAIDLLYWRDIKQTGIVFGSFLLLLFSLTQFSVVSVVAYLALAALSATISFRIYKSVLQAVQKTDEGHPFKAYLELEITLSQEQIQKYTDCLQFYVNNTLKELRRLFLVQDLVDSLKFAVLMWLLTYVGALFNGLTLLLMAVVSMFTLPVVYVKHQAQIDQYLGLVRTHINAVVAKIQAKIPGAKRHTE; translated from the exons CTATTGACCTGCTGTACTGGCGGGACATCAAGCAGACGGGGATAGTGTTTGggagcttcctgctgctgctcttcTCCCTGACGCAGTTCAGCGTTGTGAGCGTCGTGGCCTACCTGGCGCTCGCTGCGCTCTCAGCCACCATCAGTTTCCGCATCTACAAGTCTGTTTTACAAGCTGTGCAGAAAACCGACGAGGGTCACCCTTTCAA GGCCTACTTGGAGCTTGAGATCACCCTGTCTCAGGAGCAGATTCAGAAGTACACAGACTGCCTGCAATTCTACGTGAACAACACGCTCAAAGAACTGAGGAGGCTCTTTCTTGTCCAGGACCTGGTGGATTCCTTAAAA TTTGCAGTCCTAATGTGGCTCCTGACTTATGTTGGCGCTCTCTTCAACGGCCTGACCCTGCTGCTCATGG CTGTGGTTTCAATGTTTACTCTACCTGTAGTGTATGTTAAGCACCAG GCACAGATTGACCAATATCTGGGACTTGTGAGGACTCACATAAATGCTGTTGTGGCAAA GATTCAGGCTAAAATCCCAGGCGCTAAAAGGCACACTGAGTAA